The Pyrus communis chromosome 5, drPyrComm1.1, whole genome shotgun sequence region CTTTGCTTTCAAGTGAGCCTTCCTTGAAGTCTTTTAGAAACTCAGTCAACACCTCATCTACTCTCTCTTCTGTGAGGTTTTCGGCATCACTGAAAACTCCTTTAACCCAATCATTTCGTATGCAGTTTAACTTTCCCAAAGAAGATGAAACGTTAATAACTTTTGGTGAATCAGATAACTGGAGGAGTGGAATAAGCGCTTCAGCTGTTCTTTTAGCACCATAATAGTTTGTTTGCAAGCATTCTTCCGCTAACTCATACTTTTGAGTCATTACTTTATTCGAATCAACTGTTCCTCCTTCCTGCATTACACCAAccccaaacaagaaaattgttGATTACAGTGACATGCATATCAATTAAACGCAGAAAGTTTTTGGGCACgaaaagaaaaactcaaaagGTTGCAGCTTGTCAGCAACCTTCTAATTACTTCCAACTCATATCCGGGAAACATCAGATTCTTTTACAACAAAGTACTACTGAGTGAATTCTTGAATGACATTTCACAGATAATTTCCTCTAGAGAACCCAACCAGACTTTGGCCAAACGATAGATAGGTTCAAACTTCAGCACATTGAAgcttttgagaaaattcaagtGAAACACTTACCGCAGCACCCGAAACTATTGAAGCCCTGAAAGCATCAGCATCCACTATTGCTCCACCGATCCCTGCATTGTTCACCTGTGACACCCCAACTCTTTCTATATCACTTCTATATCAgccacaaacaaacaactaaaAAAGGGAAAGTTTGTAGATCCTTGATGTTGCTAATGCCAAACCACCTAGCTTTGAGGCCATGGGGCATGGCACTTACACCAGGAAAGCCATCAACCTTTCCCCAGTATCTTTTCTTGAAAGTGTGAGCATATCTTGACCCAAATCTGTTTGCTTGCAAATTTGACTTAGTGGGGTTTTTATAGAAGAACTTATGCTTATAAGCGCTTATGGTAGAAGTGTTTTTATTATGAACATGCAGAAATTTTGATGCTTTTTTTACAATCTGAGCATATCATGTTGCTGATCCGattgtttgcaaatttgatttggTGGGTTTATTTAGGAcatgttttgtaggatttggtGATGTTTGAGTTTGATAGAGCGATTTTGCATCCGGATTGTTTTAATTTCGACACCACTAGGAGTTACTTTATTCTTTTCTGGAAAACGAACACATATTGTTGAAGAATGTAAGAAGTCTCGTGTCGAAAATTGAGAACATAAAACAATGTAATGCGTTTACCCTGCACCTCATATCCTGTGTTCTAATCCCCAGATTCCCCAGTATCTATCTTGTaccaacaaattaaaaaaataaaattagatgcAAATAACAGAAACATTTTAAGAAACCAATTCCGATCGTACCAAGATATCGAGTTTTCCGAACCGGGTTTTGATGAATTCTGCCAAAGGAGCAATTGTTGCAGGTTTAGTCACATCAAGTTGATGAAAAACCACTTGACCTTCTGCTAGGCCTGCAGACTCCTTGAGTTTCTCGACAGCTTCAAGACCCCTCTTCTCATCTCTGGCAGTTAGGACAACAGTGATTCCATCTAATGCTAACTGCTCCACAACTCCCAATCCTATGCCTTTGTTTGCACCCGTCACAACTGCGTACCTGAAAACATCACAGAAACTACAAATtcagaaacaaaacacaaaacaaatgtaagaaacaaaacacaaaatagAAGAGAATTGAAGAAATTTGAGTGGCCACCTTTTTTTTGCTTCTGCCATTTGATGGGGAATCGATGTCGGATGAAGTTTGCTGGAACTGGGATGACAGTTTGAGGATTCATCTATAATGTTTGAGTTTTGACTaaccttaaataaataaataaaaagaagaaaatcggACAATTATCGGGGACGAGCAAAAAGGAATCGACATTTATCTttccaaatttgaaaaacaattttCTTCTAGCACGTGCACGTCCCTATTTATTTGTCTTATAATTAtcttaattttaaaaacgtGCTGTCAAATCTAACCTAACCCCtttgtcaataaaaaaacaatgaaattgttgtaaaagtagaagaaagaatgctttttaataaaattattttatttcatatcaaaacaaggtatatatatatagatatgagAAAGAATAAGGGAAAGAATAATTACATCCTAAACTAGGAAACCAATTACAGTAGGAATCCCACAATTATAGGAATCCTAATACAaatcaacactccccctcaagttggtgcatagatgttgcacatgcccaacttgtctAGAAATCTGGAGAACTTGTTACTAGAAACCGCCTTCGTGAGAATATCTGCTACTTGGTCGTCTATTCCTATGGGAGGAACCTCAATTACTTTATTATCTAGCTTATCTTTAATAAAGAACCGATCAACCTCTACATGCTTGGTCCGATCATGTTGCACAGGATTATGAGCAATATCCCGTGCAGCTTTATTGTCACAGAATAACTTCATAGGCAGACCTTGTTTGACACCCACATCTTGCAACAGAAACTTAAGCCACAAGAGTTCACAAATACCGAGTGCCATGCCTCTAAATTTAGCTTCTGCACTTGACCTTGATACGACATTCTGCTTCTTGCTTCTCCACATTACTAGATTTCCCCCAACAAAGGTGAAATACCCAGATGTCGAGCGTCTATCATCCGTCgatcctgcccaatcagcatccgtATAGCACTCAATTCTAAAATGCTCATTTTTCCGAAATAAAATTCCTTTACCAGGGCTTCCCTTTAAGTAACTCAATATTCTCATAACTGCACTCATATGTTGTTCTCCTGGATTGTGCATATATTGACTAATCACACTTAAGGCATAAGCAAGATCGGGCCTAGTGTGAGCCAAGTACATTAATCTTCCTACTAACCTTCGATACCTCCCTTTATCAACCGGTACTTGGTTCTGATCTATACCCaacttcattccttcggccaacGGAGTAGACACCGGCTTACATGTTGTCATACCGGTTTCTTCCAACAGGTCAAGAACATACTTCCTTTGTGATAGAAATATCCCGGACTTGCATCTTGATACTTCAAtcccaagaaaatatttcaaaggaccaagatctttcatttcaaattctgtGGACAAATAACTCTTCAAGGCTGCTTGCTCAACAGGATCATCACCAGTAACCACCATATCATTCACATACACGATTAGAGCCGTAACCTTTCCGTTCTGGTGTTTCAAAAACAACGTGTGATCCCAATTACTCTGTATATACCCAAATGCCCTCATGGACTTGGTAAATCTACCAAACCAGGCTCTAGGAGACTGCTTTAATCCATACAGTGATTTCTtgagcctacataccttttgtTTCCGTCTGTCTGAATCACTGCACCCTGGTGGAAGGTCTATGTAAATCTCCTCAGTCAGATCTCCATGGAGGAAAGCATTTTTTACGTCGAACTGTTGCAAAGGCCAATCCAGATTTGCTGCTAAGGACAGTAGAACACGAACTGTATTGATCTTTGCCACTGGTGCGAACGTATCAGTGTAATCAATGCCATATTTCTGTGTATACCCCTTTGCCACCAATCTTGCTTTAAAGCGATCTACCGTTCCGTCGGCTTTATATTTTACTGTATAAACCCATTTGCATCCCACTGTTTTCTTTCCGGCTGGCAAGTCAGTTATTTCCCAGGTAGCATTCTTCTTCAACGATCTCAATTCCTCGTTCATTGCATCTTTCCAGCGGGAATCTGCTAACGCCTCCTGCACACTGTTAGGAATAGATACAGTAGATAATTGATATACAAATGACTTATTTGATTCTGACAGGTGACAGGTAGACACATAATGGTTTAATGGGTATCTCACTCTGGAATCAGAGTTTGGCTCACTCATGGAATACTTGTGTTTACACTCAGGATTTGCCTCATAAGTGGGTTTAGGAATACCTCTATTAATACGCTCTGGAAAGAGACGAAGTGGAGGTGCATCCGGTGTAGAAGACGATTGGTTATGAGAAGTAGTATCTCGTGACACATGCTGTAATTGCTGCTTTGTTTCACTGCAATTGGGCGGCTGCATCTCATCTTCCAACTCAATACCCGTGAGACCCGTAGGCTGCTCATTTTCTTGACTTGTTGGCTGCTCCTCAGTAGGCTGCTCGGTAGGACTAAACCCAGAAAACACGGGCTGCTGCCCTTCTCTAGGTGTCACGGGCACGGGCTGCTGCCCTTCCCCAGGTGCCGTGGGCTGTTGCCCTCTTCCAGAAGCCGTGTACTCCAAGCTCAACACGTCCCTATTATTGTGAGTCAGAACTTCATCATTGTGGTACTCCCCCTGAAGTGAGGACGGGGAGGAACCAAAGAACATGTCATTCTCGTGAAAACTCACATCCTGAGTAATAAACATCTTTTTACTCGAAGGATGATAACAACGATATCCTTTCTGGGTAGTAGCATACCCTAAAAAAACACAACGAAGAGCTCTAGGTTCAAGTTTAGTCTTCCGTTGAGGTGGATGGAGGTGAACAAACGCAACACATCCGATGACCCGTGGGGGAAGATTGGGAGTCGGGGGGCTGCTAGTCTGAGATGTGAGAGCCTGAAATGGCGTATGGAAGTTGAGAGTCCGAGATGGAAGGCGATTAATAAGATAAGTTGCAGACGTAAGTGCCTCTCCCCAATAATTGAGCGGCAGATGTGCAGCAAGTAGGGAAGCACGAACCATTTCCAACAAGTGTCGATTTTTCCTTTCTGCAACCCCATTCTGTTGAGGAGTATACGGACACGTGGTCTGATGAACAATACCATGCAACTCTAAGAATGAACGAAGTTCCATATTAACATATTCTCCCCCATTGTCACTGCGAAGAACCTGGATATTCCTGTTGTATTGTACATCAATCATTTTATGAAACCGTTGGAAGGCCGAACTAACTTCACTCTTCGACTTTAACAAAATAACCCAAGTCATGCGGgtacaatcatcaataaaagtaacaaaccaaTGTGCACCACCAAGAGTGGCTACTTTTGACGATCCTCATACATCAGAATGCACAATCATAAAAGGAACGGTACTTTTATTTAAACTGGGAGGAAAAGAGGTTCGATGGCTCTTAGCCATTTCACAAACATCACACTTAAACTGAGAAACATCATTCTTGACAAACAAACTAGGAAATAACTTATGCAGATAACCAAAGGAAGCATGCCCAAGGCGCTGCCACATCCAGATGTCTAACACTTTATTAGTAATCCCTTGAGAATCATCAACGGAGAGAGCTTGAGTCAGCAAGCTAGAACTACTGGTGGTCAACTCCAAGTAATAAAGTTTCCCTCTTCTAATACCATAACCAATCGTCTTCCGCGTCCGGAtgtccttaaaaacacaaaaatagggCCAAAAAATAACCAAACAATGTAAGGCAAGGGTTATTTGAGCAACGGacaacaaattataatttagaGAGGGAACCACAAGAACAGTGTCAAGTTTCATGGTATCGGAAAGGGAAACAGCGCCTTCCCCAATAACAGGGACGGCATTACCATTAGCAACATTGACCTCGGTTTGTGTGGATGTTTTTAGTGATGGAACCTGTCTAGAATCACAAGTCATATGTTCAGTAGCTCCGGAATCAATTATCCATGTATTATTCATAACAGAAGTAGAAGTACTGAGTGCCTTACCATCACTTCCTACCGCAGCTATCATGGCAGATGTCTTGTCCGCTATCTGATCCGAATCATTCTTGGTTTCGGCAATAGAGGCTCGAGATTTGTTGCACCGAGGATCACGGGTCTTATCCCAATTCTCGGGATATCCAATCAGCTCAAAACAACGACTCTTGGAGTGTCCCGTCAGGCCACAGTGTGGGCACTTACCTTGTGGACGATCCCGGCTTGTCTGGCTCGGTCGAGTTGATCCAGGCCGGTTTTGTACCCCTTTTCGGTTCAACCCACTAGATGATCCACGGGCCCTTACTGCCATGGCAGCAGACTCCCCCTTGTCAACCTCTGTCTTCATTGCTTCTTTTCGATCGGCTTCTCGGCGAACATAGGCATAAGAAGCCTGCAGACCAAGTGGGGGATCCTTCCGCAGCACTTCTCCACGCACCTGATCAAACCCATCATCGAGACCACCAAGAAACACATAGACCCGTTGTCTCTCAGTGGATTTCTGAAACACTTTGATGTCATTCTCACACTCCATGGATACTTTATTAAAGTGATCCAATTCTTGGAAGATCTCAGTGAGCTCCCCAAAATAGGTAGCTAAGGGTCGGCCATTCTGACGCAGACGGGATGCCTTCTGATTCAACGAATAAATTCTAGCCTCGTCATTCTCATCAAAGTAGGCTGCCTTCAAGGAGTCCCAAATCTCCTTCGATGTAGACAACCGAATGTACCGTTTCATAATCTCAGGCTTCATTGAAGACAAAAGTCAACTCTTAATTTTTTGATCTTCAGAAAACCAATCATCATATTTAGGATCGTCTTCGCTAGGTGCCTTGATAGACCCACGAAGATATcccatcttcttccttccagcaatatgaatttgaatgagAGGAGCCCATAAATCATAGTtcttttcatccaaaaccatacCAATATTAAAGCTTGAATTCTCTGACTGCACCATAATTGGAGCAGCCGCTGAAACAATCTATGAACCAGCCCCCTTTTCTTCAGCCATCTCTCTGTTGCTTCGGTGTTGACTGACACAAACTAGgcagagaaggaaaaaaaaaaaaaaacagcagcgGTGATGGGACCTAAAACACGTTGGACAAATCAACAGGGCAGCAACACCCTATCTGGTGCTCGCTGCAATCAGTCAGGGCACGGGCAGCAACAATCCTAAGGTTGCTCGCTGCAATGGATCAGGTACAcggcagaaaagaaaaaaaaaaattattagggtTCAGTGTTTTTCTAACCtggctttgataccatattgtcacatcctggcccagggcggatcacttcccgggcccactccaccaccgtagcacgatattgtccgctttgggcttaacatttcctcacggttttgtttttgggaactcacgagcaacttcccagtgggtcacccatcatgggattgctctagcccctttctcgcttaacttcggagttcctatggaacccgaagccagtgagctcccaaaaggcctcgtgctaggtagggatgcgAATATACATATacggatcactcccctgggcgatgtgggatgtcacaatccaccccccttaggggcccgacgtcctcgtcgacacaccatgacaaaggttaggctctgataccaagaagaaagaatgcttttcaatgaaattattttatttcatatcAAAACAAGGTATATATACAACCCTATACAGATATGGGAAAGAATAAGGGAAAGAATAATTACATCATAAACTAGGAAACCAATTACAGTAGGAATCCCACAATTATAGGAATCCTAATACAAGTCAACAAAAGTTGTGTAAATCAATGCCCACATGTTTAACCAAAGATGAGAAGTGAGGAAGACTTAAGAATAAtgatattgttgttgttgtatgatGTTTTTCAAAATGTACTCTTTTCACTTTTATGATTCTTCATGGATATGACTCTATTAACTATTTGTGATTTTGTGATAATTGTTCcaataggatcctctccggatccttttggtgaggattaTGGGGATCTGTGAATCGCGTCCGTtaatcgtacatcgtgcggtcagtttttgtcaaatactgtttgtgtttaattttaaataaaaatatgtacaataatttctgaccacatgatgtacgatgaatagaCACGATTCACGAATCCTCAAGATcttcacaaagaagatccggaTTCATAATTGTTTAGGCCAAATCGCAGATTTTGTGACTTTGTGATTTGTGATGATTGTTTAGGCCCTGCTATTTCTTCCATCCCATACTAAACCATTCTATTTTATATGGTCCCTGCAATACTTTCAATCTGAGCTTAATCACTCAAGGAGGAACCCTAATTTGGGTTCATGCCAAATATTCTTTATCTAGGTTATAACTAATAAGTGTTTATTGACAATAAGACATGCATTGGCTCAGTCAATTGAATTACACAGACGCAAGGTGACATTATAACTAATAGTGTTTGTTATTCTTCAAAAGTCTAGACTATTATTTCACTTCTAATATATTTCCCATCTTTTCGAGACCTTGAAGCATCATATCTCAAACTTGCTGGAGATAGTTGAGCTGTTGAAGTCCGAACTAGTATGATAGCCACTGTTTTGTGGTAATTTTGATGCAGGTCATGTAATTTGTGTTTTCGTAATATATATTCTTCTGATGTTATTTTAGGAGGAAACTGAAAAgggaaaatactttaaaattcTACGTAATTCATGAAAGAAGTCCAAAtaaatctataaaaaaatccatacaaattctccaaaattcatatggaattatagaatctattaaaatcctttaaaattaGTCACTTATAaaaagatttttaaaatcctatgaaatccaAATTGATTACACTCccttaattaattaggaaaatGTAGTAGGCAACCAAGGCTTTAAGATGCTAGTATTTCATCTTGAAGAAAAATGTTGGGAAGATTAGAGTCTGCATGACacttcatttgaatttttagacTCTAAAATacttttttaagttttacaCATTGAATACTTATTTGGTAAGattattttaaagaattgaactaaaaactaacttaaaaattaaccactcccaataaatacaaaaaaataaaattttaaactcaACACACTACTTTCTCTTTTCTCCTCTCTCTATCTCCCTCTCGATCATTCCTTGCCTAACTCTCTATTTAtatcctatctttctctctcctctctatgCTTCTTCTCTCTCATCTCCCTTTCGTACATTTTGTATCTCTCTGTTAGTCCAATTAAATTTAGTAGTAATTTCATAATTGACAGCGAGTTGTTGTcaggtgttttttcttttcattttaattattaaaattaaaaaacaattttgaatCTCATATCAAATAAGTTTATgggtcttaaaaaaaaaaatttcttaagaaatgttttgagaaattatgatttttttttatacgatACCAAACATGTTCTTATGTTTTTAGACCATTTATGTAAACTACATGATGTGGCgtttaatgatttttgttattttactaAAAATGTTAGAATTAATGATTGAAttctttctttaataatttaaaaaagatATCCAACCATCACTCAACTTCGTGAAGAACTCCATTCTATTTCTCCCTAGTTACGAACAAAAAAGGGGAGGTGTTGTACACCACTAGTTGTACACCTCATTTGATCTATGTTCCTTCAGCCCTTTTTCTATGTGTTGGTGTTCTATATGaccaattttccttctttttgacAACCAGTATAGAAAGTAGCTCGCCCTATGTAATTCTACTATCTGTCATAGGCGAGAACAAACTGTTATTGGCTGTTGCGCCTCTTTATTCCCAACAGGTAGTCTGCAAAATGTGGTTTAAGTAGATCGTCTTTCTAGCATTACCTATaagagaaaattgtagtaatagtccttcaactttaactcaattggagcaatgatctttTAATTGATCAAAGTGTGCATTTGTGGTCCTTTTTATCAACTTCATCACAACTTTCGTCATAATATCACATGTCACTGAATCAaggagaaaatatgaaaaaccaaATATACCCCCACAACTGTGACGCGCATCCCTCAATACTCAACGTCATGCCTCCTTTACACCCTCTACACATCCAAAACGACGCTGTCTCATCCTTCCCCGTCTCCATCGGCAACCTCTTCCCTCCTCATCGACTCCTTCCACTA contains the following coding sequences:
- the LOC137734168 gene encoding (+)-neomenthol dehydrogenase-like isoform X1 encodes the protein MAEAKKRYAVVTGANKGIGLGVVEQLALDGITVVLTARDEKRGLEAVEKLKESAGLAEGQVVFHQLDVTKPATIAPLAEFIKTRFGKLDILVNNAGIGGAIVDADAFRASIVSGAAEGGTVDSNKVMTQKYELAEECLQTNYYGAKRTAEALIPLLQLSDSPKVINVSSSLGKLNCIRNDWVKGVFSDAENLTEERVDEVLTEFLKDFKEGSLESKGWPSFMSAYTLSKTALNAYTRLLAKKYPNLCVNSVCPGFVKTDINFNAGILPVEEGAARVVKLALLPNDCPSGSFFAHFKVTDF
- the LOC137734168 gene encoding (+)-neomenthol dehydrogenase-like isoform X2; protein product: MAEAKKRYAVVTGANKGIGLGVVEQLALDGITVVLTARDEKRGLEAVEKLKESAGLAEGQVVFHQLDVTKPATIAPLAEFIKTRFGKLDILVNNAGIGGAIVDADAFRASIVSGAAEGGTVDSNKVMTQKYELAEECLQTNYYGAKRTAEALIPLLQLSDSPKVINVSSSLGKLNCIRNDWVKGVFSDAENLTEERVDEVLTEFLKDFKEGSLESKDINFNAGILPVEEGAARVVKLALLPNDCPSGSFFAHFKVTDF